A region of Streptomyces sp. TG1A-60 DNA encodes the following proteins:
- a CDS encoding DUF4177 domain-containing protein, which yields MTKWEYATVPLLVHATKQILDTWGEDGWELVQVVPGPNNPEQLVAYLKRPKP from the coding sequence ATGACCAAGTGGGAATACGCAACTGTGCCGCTGCTCGTCCACGCCACGAAGCAGATTCTGGACACCTGGGGCGAGGACGGCTGGGAGCTCGTCCAGGTCGTACCCGGGCCGAACAACCCCGAGCAGCTGGTGGCCTACCTGAAGCGGCCGAAGCCGTGA
- a CDS encoding Crp/Fnr family transcriptional regulator, which translates to MDDVLRRAPLFAALDDEQAAELRASMSEVTLARGDALFHEGDPGDRLYVVTEGKVKLHRASPDGRENMLAVLGPGELIGELSLFDPGPRTATASALTEVKLLGLGHGDLQPWLNVRPEVAAALLRAVARRLRRTNDQMSDLVFSDVPGRVARALLDLSRRFGVQSEEGIHVVHDLTQEELAQLVGASRETVNKALADFAQRGWLRLEARAVILLDVERLAKRSR; encoded by the coding sequence GTGGACGACGTTCTGCGGCGCGCCCCGCTCTTCGCGGCGCTCGATGACGAGCAGGCCGCGGAGCTCCGCGCCTCCATGAGTGAGGTGACCCTCGCGCGCGGTGACGCTCTGTTCCACGAGGGCGACCCCGGCGACCGCCTCTATGTGGTCACCGAAGGCAAGGTCAAGCTGCACCGCGCGTCGCCCGACGGCCGCGAGAACATGCTGGCCGTGCTCGGCCCCGGTGAGCTGATCGGTGAGCTGTCGCTGTTCGACCCGGGTCCGCGGACGGCCACGGCCAGCGCGCTGACCGAGGTCAAGCTGCTCGGCCTCGGCCACGGCGATCTGCAGCCGTGGCTGAACGTGCGGCCCGAGGTGGCCGCGGCGCTGCTGCGTGCCGTCGCGCGGCGCCTGCGCAGGACCAACGACCAGATGTCCGACCTCGTGTTCTCGGACGTTCCCGGTCGTGTCGCCCGTGCGCTCCTCGACCTCTCCCGGCGCTTCGGGGTGCAGTCGGAGGAGGGCATCCACGTGGTGCACGACCTCACGCAGGAGGAGCTGGCCCAGCTGGTCGGCGCGTCTCGGGAGACCGTCAACAAGGCGCTGGCGGACTTCGCCCAGCGGGGATGGCTGCGGCTGGAGGCCCGTGCGGTGATTCTGCTGGACGTGGAGCGGCTGGCCAAGCGGTCGCGCTGA
- the wblA gene encoding transcriptional regulator WblA, protein MGWVTDWSAQAACRTTDPDELFVQGAAQNRAKAVCTGCPVRTECLADALDNRVEFGVWGGMTERERRALLRRRPTVTSWRRLLETARTEYERGAGILPLDDDEMYENYAAVS, encoded by the coding sequence ATGGGCTGGGTAACCGACTGGAGTGCGCAGGCTGCCTGTCGCACTACCGATCCGGATGAACTGTTCGTTCAAGGAGCAGCGCAGAACAGGGCTAAGGCGGTGTGCACCGGGTGCCCGGTGCGCACGGAGTGCCTGGCGGACGCGTTGGACAACCGTGTTGAGTTCGGCGTGTGGGGAGGAATGACGGAGCGTGAGCGCCGCGCGCTGCTGCGCAGGCGTCCGACCGTCACGTCGTGGCGCAGGCTGCTGGAGACCGCGCGCACGGAGTACGAGCGTGGCGCGGGCATCCTGCCGCTCGACGATGACGAGATGTACGAGAACTACGCGGCGGTGAGCTGA
- a CDS encoding CoA pyrophosphatase: MTRASWTGGGTDTDSGHHTRDARPGLPGSDGHRPGSDGAELDTTGLPAWLDPVVRAVETIEPPQLSRFLPPANGSGRQSAVLILFGEGPRGPELLLMERAGSLRSHAGQPSFPGGALDPEDGDPQTDGPLRAALREAEEETGLDAAGVQLFGVLPKLYIPVSGFVVTPVLGWWREPTPVRVVDPDETARVFTVPVADLTDPANRTTAIHPRGHAGPAFLVESALVWGFTAGVIDRLLHYAGWERPWDRDKQVPLDWRS, encoded by the coding sequence ATGACACGCGCGAGCTGGACGGGCGGCGGTACGGACACCGACAGCGGGCACCACACGCGGGACGCCCGGCCCGGCCTGCCCGGGTCGGACGGGCACAGGCCGGGTTCGGACGGAGCGGAGCTGGACACCACCGGCCTGCCCGCCTGGCTGGACCCGGTGGTGCGCGCCGTCGAGACCATCGAGCCACCGCAGCTGAGCCGCTTCCTGCCGCCGGCGAACGGCTCGGGGCGGCAGTCGGCGGTCCTGATCCTGTTCGGCGAGGGCCCGCGCGGGCCGGAGCTGCTGCTCATGGAGCGTGCCGGCTCGCTGAGATCGCACGCGGGCCAGCCGTCCTTCCCCGGCGGTGCCCTCGACCCCGAGGACGGCGACCCGCAGACCGACGGCCCGCTGCGCGCCGCCCTGCGTGAGGCCGAGGAGGAGACCGGACTCGATGCCGCCGGCGTGCAGCTCTTCGGCGTGCTGCCCAAGCTGTACATCCCGGTCAGCGGCTTCGTCGTGACCCCGGTGCTCGGCTGGTGGCGGGAGCCGACCCCGGTCCGGGTCGTCGACCCGGACGAGACGGCACGCGTCTTCACCGTTCCCGTGGCGGATCTCACGGACCCGGCGAACAGAACCACCGCCATTCACCCCCGTGGCCACGCGGGTCCGGCATTTCTGGTCGAATCCGCCCTGGTGTGGGGTTTCACGGCCGGAGTGATCGACCGTCTGCTGCACTACGCGGGCTGGGAGCGCCCCTGGGACCGTGACAAGCAGGTCCCGCTCGACTGGCGCTCATGA
- a CDS encoding ArsA family ATPase: MTPDPAATPDSAHAHDAHRAISAPRLLAVDPLLDDPETRIVVCCGAGGVGKTTTAAALGLRAAERGRKVVVLTIDPARRLAQSMGIDSLDNTPRRVKGVDGDGELHAMMLDMKRTFDEIVEAHADPDRASAILNNPFYQSLSAGFAGTQEYMAMEKLGQLRARDEWDLIVVDTPPSRSALDFLDAPKRLGSFLDGKLIRVLLAPAKVGGRAGMKFLNVGMSMMTGALGKLLGGQLLKDVQTFVAAMDSMFGGFRTRADATYKLLQAPGTAFLVVAAPERDALREAAYFVERLAAEGMPLAGLVLNRVHDSGAAHLSAERALAAAENLDEPRIVDHMDGKAVRNSPDAYDSSESPATTGAQDGSPDPGQAPDQTVEQLTSGLLRLHAERMRLLSREQRTRDRFTALHPEVAVAEVAALPGDVHDLAGLRDIGDRLATPSPEQLPTSEE; this comes from the coding sequence ATGACTCCGGACCCGGCCGCCACGCCCGACTCGGCCCACGCGCACGACGCCCACCGTGCGATCAGCGCTCCCCGGCTCCTCGCGGTCGACCCGCTGCTCGACGACCCCGAGACCCGCATCGTCGTGTGCTGCGGCGCGGGCGGTGTGGGCAAGACGACCACGGCGGCGGCCCTCGGGCTGCGGGCCGCCGAGCGCGGGCGCAAGGTGGTCGTGCTCACCATCGACCCGGCCCGGCGGCTCGCCCAGTCCATGGGCATCGACTCGCTGGACAACACCCCGCGGCGCGTGAAGGGCGTCGACGGGGACGGCGAACTGCACGCCATGATGCTCGACATGAAGCGCACCTTCGACGAGATCGTCGAGGCGCACGCGGACCCCGACCGGGCCTCCGCGATCCTGAACAACCCCTTCTACCAGTCCCTCTCGGCGGGCTTCGCGGGCACGCAGGAGTACATGGCGATGGAGAAGCTGGGCCAGCTGCGGGCCCGGGACGAGTGGGACCTGATCGTCGTCGACACCCCTCCGTCCCGCTCGGCGCTGGACTTCCTGGACGCCCCCAAGCGGCTCGGCTCGTTCCTGGACGGCAAGCTGATCCGTGTTCTGCTGGCGCCCGCGAAGGTCGGCGGGCGGGCCGGCATGAAGTTCCTGAACGTCGGCATGTCGATGATGACGGGCGCACTGGGCAAGCTGCTCGGCGGTCAACTGCTGAAGGACGTACAGACGTTCGTGGCCGCCATGGACTCCATGTTCGGCGGCTTCCGTACGCGCGCGGACGCCACGTACAAGCTGCTCCAGGCGCCTGGCACGGCCTTTCTGGTGGTGGCCGCGCCGGAGCGGGACGCGCTGCGGGAGGCGGCGTACTTCGTGGAGCGGCTGGCGGCGGAGGGCATGCCGCTGGCCGGGCTGGTGCTCAACCGGGTCCACGACAGCGGCGCGGCCCACCTGTCCGCCGAGCGCGCGCTCGCCGCCGCGGAAAATCTTGACGAGCCCCGCATTGTGGATCATATGGACGGGAAAGCAGTTCGTAACTCTCCCGACGCGTACGACAGTTCAGAATCTCCTGCAACGACCGGCGCCCAGGACGGCTCCCCGGACCCGGGCCAAGCCCCGGACCAGACCGTGGAACAACTCACGTCAGGCCTGTTGAGGCTGCACGCCGAGCGGATGCGGCTGCTCTCCCGCGAGCAGCGCACACGCGACCGCTTCACCGCGCTTCATCCCGAGGTGGCCGTGGCCGAAGTGGCCGCGCTGCCCGGTGACGTCCACGACCTGGCGGGTCTGCGGGACATCGGGGACCGGCTCGCGACCCCGAGCCCGGAGCAGCTGCCCACCTCCGAGGAATGA
- a CDS encoding MBL fold metallo-hydrolase: MTDAAALPGQPRGGVLSGPATARAVNVLAPNASVMTLDGTNTWIVAEPDSESAVVIDPGPLDDRHLRHVVDTAEQAGKRVALTLLTHGHPDHAEGAARFAELTRTHVRALDPALRLGDEGLGAGDVISVGGLELRVVPTPGHTADSLCFHLPADQAVLTGDTVLGRGTTVVAHPDGCLGDYLDSLRRLRSLTVDDGVHTVLPGHGPVLEDAQGAVEFYLAHRAHRLAQVETAVENGHRAPGDVVAHVYADVDRSLWPAAELSVRAQLEYLSEHGLI; encoded by the coding sequence ATGACCGACGCAGCAGCCCTTCCGGGCCAGCCGAGGGGTGGGGTTCTCTCCGGGCCCGCCACCGCGCGCGCGGTCAACGTCCTCGCGCCGAACGCGTCCGTGATGACGCTGGACGGGACCAACACCTGGATCGTGGCCGAGCCGGACTCCGAGTCGGCGGTCGTGATCGACCCCGGTCCGCTGGACGACCGTCATCTGCGCCACGTCGTCGACACCGCGGAGCAGGCCGGCAAACGGGTCGCGCTGACCCTGCTCACGCACGGACACCCGGACCACGCGGAGGGCGCCGCGCGCTTCGCCGAGCTGACCAGGACGCACGTACGGGCCCTCGATCCGGCGCTGCGGCTGGGCGACGAAGGGCTGGGCGCGGGCGACGTCATCTCGGTGGGCGGCCTGGAGCTCCGCGTCGTACCCACCCCCGGCCACACCGCCGACTCGCTGTGCTTCCATCTCCCGGCCGATCAGGCCGTCCTGACGGGCGACACCGTCCTGGGGCGCGGTACGACGGTCGTGGCCCACCCCGACGGCTGCCTCGGGGACTATCTCGACTCCCTCCGACGTCTCAGGTCCCTCACGGTCGACGACGGCGTCCACACCGTCCTCCCGGGTCACGGCCCCGTCCTGGAGGACGCCCAGGGCGCCGTCGAGTTCTACCTCGCCCACCGCGCCCACCGCCTCGCCCAGGTCGAGACAGCGGTCGAGAACGGTCACCGCGCCCCCGGTGACGTCGTCGCCCACGTCTACGCGGACGTCGACCGCTCCCTGTGGCCGGCGGCGGAGCTGTCCGTACGGGCACAGCTGGAGTACCTGTCGGAGCACGGCCTGATCTGA
- a CDS encoding RidA family protein, with the protein MSAVEARLAELGLSLPEVVPPLAAYQPAVRTGVYVYTAGQLPMVDGKLPVTGKVGAEVTPEEAKELARTCALNALAAVKSVAGDLDRVARVVKVVGFVASAADFTGQPAVLNGASELLGAVFGDKGVHARSAVGVAVLPLDAPVEVEIQVELTSA; encoded by the coding sequence GTGAGCGCCGTCGAGGCCAGGCTCGCGGAACTCGGGCTGAGCCTGCCCGAGGTGGTCCCGCCGCTCGCCGCGTACCAGCCGGCCGTACGGACCGGGGTGTACGTGTACACCGCCGGGCAGCTGCCCATGGTGGACGGCAAGCTGCCCGTCACCGGCAAGGTCGGTGCCGAAGTCACCCCCGAGGAGGCCAAGGAGCTCGCCCGCACCTGCGCGCTGAACGCCCTCGCCGCCGTCAAGTCCGTGGCGGGTGACCTGGACCGGGTCGCGCGCGTGGTGAAGGTCGTGGGCTTCGTGGCCTCGGCGGCGGACTTCACGGGCCAGCCCGCTGTGCTGAACGGCGCGAGCGAGCTCCTGGGCGCCGTTTTCGGCGACAAGGGCGTCCACGCGCGCAGTGCGGTCGGCGTGGCGGTGCTGCCGTTGGACGCGCCGGTCGAGGTGGAGATCCAGGTGGAGCTCACGAGCGCGTAG
- a CDS encoding nucleotidyltransferase domain-containing protein — translation MAETGRRRGLDSRGYIEREGSLGRVPGAFRAVVAVARDQVLSMLAARLHSAYLYGSIPRGTARPGRSDLDLLVALREEPTEADRAETRVLDETLDKEFPQIDGARTLLVSRARVLSDLERYDLGWFVACLCTPLLGEDLAEDLPRYRPDSLLARETNGDLALHLPRWRERIAEASTDEARRSLVRGYSRRLVRTGFTLVMPRWNGWTSDLREMAEAFGEYYPERAAQMRTAAVAAYEPGAVSGGPVAHAAVLRSYVDDLGPWLAEEYARVHGVKTPRPGDR, via the coding sequence ATGGCCGAAACAGGGCGTCGAAGAGGGCTGGACAGCCGGGGGTACATCGAGCGGGAGGGGTCGCTCGGACGGGTGCCCGGAGCGTTCCGGGCGGTGGTGGCGGTGGCTCGGGACCAGGTTCTCAGCATGCTCGCGGCGCGACTGCACAGTGCGTACCTGTACGGGTCGATTCCTCGGGGGACGGCTCGTCCCGGGCGAAGTGACCTCGATCTGCTGGTGGCGTTGCGCGAGGAGCCCACGGAGGCGGACCGGGCGGAGACGCGCGTGCTGGACGAGACGCTGGACAAGGAGTTCCCGCAGATCGACGGGGCCAGGACGCTGCTGGTCAGCCGGGCGCGGGTGCTCAGCGACCTGGAGCGGTACGACCTGGGCTGGTTCGTGGCCTGTCTGTGCACTCCGCTGCTCGGCGAGGACCTGGCGGAGGATCTGCCGCGCTACCGGCCCGACTCCCTCCTCGCCCGCGAGACCAACGGCGACCTCGCGCTGCACCTGCCTCGCTGGCGTGAGCGGATAGCGGAGGCCTCCACCGACGAGGCCCGGCGGTCACTGGTCCGGGGTTACTCCCGTCGGCTCGTCCGCACCGGGTTCACCCTCGTCATGCCTCGCTGGAACGGCTGGACCAGCGATCTGCGGGAGATGGCGGAGGCGTTCGGCGAGTACTACCCCGAGCGCGCCGCACAGATGCGTACGGCGGCGGTCGCCGCGTACGAGCCGGGTGCCGTGTCGGGCGGGCCCGTCGCCCACGCCGCCGTCCTGCGGTCGTACGTGGACGACCTCGGGCCCTGGCTGGCCGAGGAGTACGCACGCGTGCACGGCGTCAAAACGCCGCGCCCCGGAGATCGGTGA
- a CDS encoding ArsA-related P-loop ATPase, whose protein sequence is MSRLQVVSGKGGTGKTTVAAALALALATEGKRTLLVEVEGRQGIAQLFEAEALPYEERKIAVGPGGGEVYALAIDPELALLDYLQMFYKLGGAGRALKKLGAIDFATTIAPGLRDVLLTGKACEAVRRKEKSGRFTYDHVVMDAPPTGRITRFLNVNDEVAGLAKIGPIHNQAQAVMRVLKSPETAVHLVTLLEEMPVQETADGIAELRAAKLPVGRIIVNMVRPEVLDADEVEFARAVPRTDVARSLSTAGLGGARRGGKAERLVEPLLAQAEEYAERYTLEHEQRGVLGELGLPRHELPLLAEGMDLAGLYELATELRQQGIS, encoded by the coding sequence GTGAGCAGGCTCCAGGTCGTCAGCGGCAAGGGCGGGACCGGAAAGACCACGGTCGCCGCCGCACTCGCGCTCGCCCTCGCGACCGAGGGGAAACGCACCCTCCTGGTCGAGGTCGAGGGCAGACAGGGCATCGCGCAACTCTTCGAGGCGGAGGCACTGCCGTACGAGGAGCGGAAGATCGCGGTGGGTCCCGGGGGCGGGGAGGTGTACGCGCTGGCCATCGACCCCGAACTGGCCCTGTTGGACTACCTCCAGATGTTCTACAAGCTCGGCGGTGCCGGGCGGGCCCTGAAGAAGCTCGGCGCCATCGACTTCGCCACCACCATCGCGCCCGGCCTCCGGGACGTGCTGCTGACCGGCAAGGCCTGCGAGGCGGTGCGCCGCAAGGAGAAGAGCGGACGGTTCACGTACGACCACGTGGTGATGGACGCCCCGCCCACCGGGCGCATCACCCGCTTCCTGAACGTGAACGACGAGGTGGCGGGGCTCGCCAAGATCGGCCCCATACACAATCAGGCTCAGGCCGTCATGCGGGTCCTGAAGTCTCCCGAGACGGCCGTGCACCTGGTGACGCTCCTTGAGGAGATGCCCGTCCAGGAGACGGCGGACGGCATCGCCGAGCTGCGTGCCGCGAAGCTGCCGGTGGGACGGATCATCGTCAACATGGTGCGGCCCGAGGTGCTGGACGCCGACGAGGTGGAGTTCGCGCGCGCGGTGCCGCGTACGGACGTCGCCAGGTCGCTGTCCACGGCCGGCCTGGGCGGCGCGCGGCGCGGCGGCAAGGCCGAGCGTCTGGTGGAGCCGCTGCTCGCGCAGGCCGAGGAGTACGCCGAGCGGTACACCCTGGAGCACGAACAGCGGGGCGTACTGGGCGAGCTGGGCCTGCCGCGCCATGAACTGCCGCTGCTCGCCGAGGGAATGGACCTGGCGGGCCTGTACGAACTGGCCACGGAACTGCGTCAGCAAGGGATCTCATGA
- a CDS encoding MarP family serine protease has protein sequence MNVLDILLLVAAVWFAIVGYRQGFVVGILSVIGFLGGGLVAVYALPVIWDWMTDNSEVSTAAAVVAVVIVIVCASVGQALTTHLGNKLRRYITWSPARALDATGGALVNVVAMLLVAWLIGSALAGTTLPTLGKEVRNSKVLQGVARALPNQADTWFADFSSVLTQNGLPQVFSPFSNEPITEVQPPDPALASSPVAQRAQRSIVKVMGTAQSCGKVLEGTGFVFDERRVMTNAHVVGGVDEPTVQIGGEGRKYDAKVVLYDWGRDIAVLDVPGLRAPVLEFTAKDAVSGDDAIVAGFPENGAYDVRPARVRGRITADGADIYKRGTVHRDVYSLYATVRQGNSGGPLLTPEGEVYGVVFAKSLDDPDTGYALTADEIEEDIAKGRTANQQVDSDSCAL, from the coding sequence GTGAACGTGCTGGACATCCTGTTGCTGGTCGCCGCCGTGTGGTTCGCGATCGTGGGCTATCGACAGGGCTTCGTCGTCGGCATCCTGTCGGTGATCGGCTTCCTCGGCGGCGGTCTCGTCGCGGTCTACGCCCTGCCCGTCATCTGGGACTGGATGACCGACAACTCTGAGGTCAGCACGGCTGCCGCCGTCGTCGCGGTGGTCATCGTGATCGTCTGCGCCTCCGTCGGCCAGGCCCTCACCACCCACCTGGGCAACAAGCTGCGCCGGTACATCACGTGGTCCCCGGCCCGCGCCCTGGACGCCACCGGCGGCGCCCTCGTCAACGTCGTGGCGATGCTCCTGGTCGCCTGGCTGATCGGTTCCGCACTCGCCGGGACGACGCTGCCGACGCTCGGCAAGGAGGTCCGCAACTCCAAGGTGCTCCAGGGCGTGGCCCGGGCCCTGCCGAACCAGGCGGACACCTGGTTCGCGGACTTCTCCTCGGTGCTCACCCAGAACGGCTTGCCGCAGGTCTTCAGCCCGTTCTCGAACGAGCCGATCACCGAGGTCCAGCCCCCCGACCCGGCGCTCGCGAGCAGCCCGGTCGCCCAGCGCGCCCAGCGGTCCATCGTCAAGGTGATGGGTACGGCCCAGAGTTGCGGCAAGGTCCTCGAAGGCACCGGCTTCGTCTTCGACGAGCGCCGTGTGATGACCAACGCGCACGTGGTCGGCGGAGTCGACGAACCCACCGTCCAGATCGGCGGCGAGGGCCGCAAGTACGACGCCAAGGTCGTCCTCTATGACTGGGGGCGCGACATCGCCGTACTGGACGTGCCGGGCCTGCGGGCGCCCGTGCTGGAGTTCACCGCCAAGGACGCCGTCAGCGGCGACGACGCGATCGTGGCGGGCTTCCCGGAGAACGGCGCGTACGACGTCCGCCCCGCGCGCGTGCGTGGTCGCATCACGGCTGACGGCGCCGACATCTACAAGCGCGGCACCGTCCACCGCGACGTCTACTCCCTCTACGCGACCGTCCGCCAGGGCAATTCCGGCGGCCCGCTGCTCACGCCCGAGGGCGAGGTGTACGGCGTGGTCTTCGCGAAGTCCCTCGACGACCCGGACACGGGCTACGCGCTCACCGCGGACGAGATCGAGGAGGACATCGCCAAGGGCCGTACGGCCAACCAGCAGGTGGACAGCGACAGCTGCGCCCTCTGA
- a CDS encoding alpha/beta hydrolase: MTDPAATPAASWNQHASPVRLDVPGAKELVHRDVAANGARFHIAEVGDGPLVLLLHGFPQFWWTWRHQLVALADAGFRAVAMDLRGVGGSDRTPRGYDPANLALDITGVVRSLGEPDAALVGHDLGGYLAWTAAVMRPKLVRRLAVASMPHPRRWRSAMLSDVKQTAAGSYVWGFQRPWIPERQLTADDGALVGRLIRDWSGPRLPDDEAVEAYRRAMCVPSTAHCSIEPYRWMVRSLARPDGIQFNRRMKRPVRVPTLHLHGSLDPVMRTRSAAGSGEYVEAPYRWRLFDGLGHFPHEEDPVAFSAELINWLKDPEPDR; this comes from the coding sequence ATGACGGACCCCGCGGCCACCCCGGCCGCCTCCTGGAACCAGCACGCGTCTCCCGTACGGCTCGACGTGCCCGGCGCGAAGGAGCTGGTCCACCGGGACGTTGCCGCCAACGGCGCGCGCTTCCACATCGCCGAGGTGGGCGACGGGCCGCTGGTGCTGCTGCTGCACGGCTTCCCGCAGTTCTGGTGGACGTGGCGGCACCAACTGGTCGCCCTCGCCGACGCGGGCTTCCGTGCCGTGGCCATGGACCTGCGCGGCGTCGGCGGCAGCGACCGCACGCCCCGGGGGTATGACCCCGCGAACCTCGCCCTCGACATCACCGGCGTCGTACGGTCACTCGGCGAGCCCGACGCCGCGCTGGTCGGCCACGACCTGGGCGGCTATCTGGCGTGGACCGCGGCCGTGATGCGCCCCAAACTGGTGCGGCGGCTCGCGGTGGCCTCGATGCCGCACCCGCGCCGCTGGCGCTCGGCGATGCTCTCGGACGTCAAGCAGACGGCCGCGGGCTCCTACGTCTGGGGGTTTCAGCGGCCCTGGATCCCCGAGCGGCAGCTCACCGCCGACGACGGTGCCCTGGTCGGCCGGCTGATCCGGGACTGGTCGGGGCCTCGGCTGCCCGACGACGAGGCCGTGGAGGCGTACCGGCGGGCGATGTGCGTCCCGTCGACGGCGCACTGCTCGATCGAGCCCTACCGGTGGATGGTGCGGTCGCTGGCCCGCCCGGACGGCATCCAGTTCAACCGGCGGATGAAGCGCCCGGTGCGGGTGCCCACCCTCCACCTGCACGGTTCGCTGGATCCGGTGATGCGTACACGCAGCGCGGCCGGGTCCGGGGAGTACGTCGAAGCGCCGTACCGCTGGCGGCTGTTCGACGGGCTGGGGCACTTCCCGCACGAGGAGGACCCGGTGGCGTTCTCGGCCGAACTCATCAACTGGCTCAAGGATCCGGAACCCGACCGGTGA
- the nth gene encoding endonuclease III, with the protein MPRPSRPESRTALVRRARRINRELAEVYPYAHPELDFENPFQLIVATVLSAQTTDLRVNQTTPALFARYPTPEDLAAADPEQVEEILRPCGFFRAKTKSVIGLSKALVENHRGEVPGRLQDLVKLPGVGRKTAFVVLGNAFGRPGITVDTHFQRLVRRWRWTEATDPDKIEAAIGALFPKSEWTMLSHHVIFHGRRICHARKPACGACPIAPLCPAYGEGETDPEKARKLLKYEKGGFPGQRLKPPQSYLDAGGIPAPPQGATG; encoded by the coding sequence ATGCCCCGGCCTTCCCGCCCCGAGTCGCGGACCGCCCTCGTCCGCCGCGCCCGCCGTATCAACCGCGAACTCGCCGAGGTGTACCCGTACGCGCACCCGGAGCTGGATTTCGAGAACCCGTTCCAGCTGATCGTCGCGACGGTCCTGTCGGCCCAGACGACCGACCTGCGGGTCAACCAGACGACGCCGGCGCTCTTCGCGAGGTATCCGACCCCCGAGGACCTGGCCGCGGCCGACCCGGAGCAGGTCGAGGAGATTTTGCGGCCCTGCGGGTTCTTCCGGGCCAAGACGAAATCGGTGATAGGGCTGTCGAAGGCGCTGGTGGAGAACCACAGGGGCGAGGTCCCCGGCCGTCTCCAAGACCTCGTCAAGCTGCCCGGCGTCGGCCGCAAGACCGCCTTCGTCGTGTTGGGGAACGCCTTCGGGCGGCCCGGGATCACCGTGGACACGCACTTCCAGCGGCTCGTACGGCGCTGGAGGTGGACCGAGGCGACCGATCCCGACAAGATCGAGGCGGCCATCGGCGCTCTCTTCCCGAAGAGCGAGTGGACGATGCTGTCGCACCACGTGATCTTCCACGGCCGCCGTATCTGCCACGCCCGGAAACCGGCCTGCGGCGCCTGCCCCATCGCCCCGCTCTGCCCGGCGTACGGCGAGGGCGAGACGGACCCGGAGAAGGCCAGGAAGCTCCTGAAGTACGAGAAGGGCGGCTTCCCCGGTCAACGCCTCAAGCCCCCGCAGTCGTACCTGGACGCGGGCGGCATCCCGGCCCCGCCTCAGGGGGCCACCGGATGA
- a CDS encoding NUDIX hydrolase, with translation MANGQWYPPEWPDRIRALAAGTLTPVTPRRAATVMLLKDTADTPVVHMLRRRASMAFAGGAYAYPGGGVDPRDDDHQIRWAGPTRAWWASRLGVDGADAQAIVCAAVRETYEEAGVLLAGPTPDTVVGDTTADDWEADRAAVAARDLSFAEFLDRRGLVLRSDLLGAWTRWITPEFESRRYDTWFFVAALPQGQRTRNASTEADRTVWIRPRDAADGYGKGELLMMPPTIATLRQLTVYDTAAAALAAAPARDLTPVLAQARLDDDTDDVVLTWPGHDEFTKRIPSAGDPV, from the coding sequence ATGGCGAACGGGCAGTGGTACCCACCCGAGTGGCCGGACCGTATCCGCGCTCTCGCGGCCGGCACGTTGACACCGGTGACCCCCAGGCGGGCCGCCACCGTCATGCTGCTCAAGGACACGGCCGACACGCCGGTCGTGCACATGCTGCGCAGACGCGCCTCCATGGCCTTCGCCGGAGGCGCGTACGCGTATCCGGGCGGCGGCGTGGACCCGCGCGACGACGACCACCAGATCCGCTGGGCGGGCCCCACGCGCGCGTGGTGGGCGTCCCGGCTCGGCGTCGACGGGGCGGACGCCCAGGCGATCGTCTGCGCGGCCGTCCGCGAGACGTACGAGGAGGCGGGCGTCCTGCTCGCCGGCCCCACCCCCGACACGGTGGTGGGCGACACCACGGCTGACGACTGGGAGGCGGACCGCGCGGCGGTGGCCGCCCGCGACCTGTCCTTCGCGGAGTTCCTGGACCGTCGGGGGCTGGTCCTGCGCTCCGACCTCCTCGGCGCCTGGACCCGCTGGATCACGCCCGAGTTCGAGTCCCGCCGCTATGACACGTGGTTCTTCGTCGCGGCCCTTCCGCAGGGCCAGCGCACCCGCAACGCCTCCACGGAGGCCGACCGCACGGTGTGGATCCGCCCCCGGGACGCGGCCGACGGCTACGGCAAGGGGGAGCTGTTGATGATGCCCCCCACCATCGCGACCCTGCGCCAGCTCACGGTGTACGACACGGCCGCCGCCGCCCTCGCCGCCGCGCCCGCCCGCGACCTGACCCCCGTCCTGGCACAGGCCCGCCTGGACGACGACACCGACGACGTCGTCCTCACCTGGCCCGGCCACGACGAGTTCACCAAGCGCATCCCCTCCGCCGGAGACCCCGTATGA